In Streptomyces qaidamensis, one DNA window encodes the following:
- a CDS encoding alpha/beta hydrolase, which translates to MPQTSAADRTHRLVPTPAGRTHLVEQGAGPLVLLLHGFPESWYAWRHQLPALAAAGYRAVAVDVRGYGRSSRPPEADAYRMLELVEDNVAVVEALGEPSAVLVGHDWGATIAATSALVRPEIFRAVGLLSVPYTPPGGPRPSEVFARMGGDEEFYVSYFQEPCRAEAEIEPDVRGWLAGFYAALSADTLPEADPHFVARGSRLRDRFPVGRLPEWLSEADLDVYAAEFERTGLTGALNRYRNMDRDWRDLADFAGAPVTQPSLFIGGTLDASTTWLADAIEAYPNTLPGLRGSHLLDGCGHFVQQERPADTNRLLIEWLAGLPG; encoded by the coding sequence ATGCCGCAGACGTCCGCCGCCGACCGCACACATCGCCTGGTGCCCACACCGGCCGGCCGGACCCACCTCGTGGAGCAGGGCGCCGGACCGCTCGTCCTCCTGCTGCACGGGTTCCCCGAGTCCTGGTACGCCTGGCGCCATCAGTTGCCCGCTCTGGCAGCGGCCGGCTACCGCGCGGTCGCCGTGGACGTACGCGGCTACGGGCGCTCGTCCCGGCCCCCGGAGGCAGACGCGTACCGGATGCTCGAGCTGGTGGAGGACAACGTCGCCGTGGTGGAGGCGCTGGGCGAGCCGTCCGCCGTGCTCGTCGGGCACGACTGGGGCGCGACCATCGCGGCGACCTCCGCGCTGGTCCGGCCGGAGATCTTCCGCGCGGTGGGGCTGCTGAGCGTGCCCTACACCCCGCCCGGTGGGCCGAGACCGAGTGAGGTCTTCGCGCGGATGGGGGGTGACGAGGAGTTCTACGTCTCCTACTTCCAGGAGCCGTGCCGGGCCGAGGCGGAGATCGAGCCCGACGTGCGCGGCTGGCTCGCGGGCTTCTACGCGGCCCTGTCGGCGGACACGCTGCCCGAGGCCGACCCCCATTTCGTGGCCCGTGGCAGCCGGTTGCGCGACCGGTTCCCCGTCGGCCGCCTGCCGGAGTGGCTGAGTGAGGCCGATCTCGACGTCTACGCCGCGGAGTTCGAACGCACCGGACTGACGGGGGCGCTGAACCGGTACCGGAACATGGACCGCGACTGGCGGGACCTGGCGGACTTCGCCGGTGCCCCTGTCACCCAGCCGTCGCTGTTCATCGGAGGCACCCTGGACGCGTCCACGACCTGGCTGGCCGACGCGATCGAGGCGTACCCGAACACGCTGCCCGGGCTGAGGGGCTCGCACCTTCTGGACGGCTGCGGTCACTTCGTTCAGCAGGAGCGTCCCGCCGACACCAACCGGCTCCTGATCGAGTGGCTCGCCGGCCTCCCGGGCTAG
- a CDS encoding lamin tail domain-containing protein: MRIRLVATTALAAGALTALSAVPAQAAEYDSALKIRGIQYDAPGRDSNRCSGGNTAEEYLTIKNYSRSTTVNLKGYVVKDAAGNKFTFTASHTLQPGDYVKLRGGNGADSDTKNVVYRDNCNFMWNNDKDTIYVYKPSGSRADVHSYTKRGSDADGNGYITYHG, translated from the coding sequence ATGCGCATACGCCTTGTCGCCACCACGGCTCTCGCCGCCGGGGCCCTGACCGCCCTGTCGGCGGTTCCGGCCCAGGCCGCCGAGTACGACTCCGCTCTGAAGATCCGGGGCATCCAGTACGACGCTCCCGGCCGCGACTCGAACCGCTGCTCGGGCGGGAACACCGCCGAGGAGTACCTGACCATCAAGAACTACTCGCGCTCCACGACGGTGAACCTCAAGGGGTACGTCGTGAAGGACGCGGCGGGGAACAAGTTCACCTTCACCGCGAGCCACACCCTTCAGCCGGGTGACTACGTGAAGCTGCGCGGCGGCAACGGGGCCGACTCCGACACCAAGAACGTCGTCTACCGCGACAACTGCAACTTCATGTGGAACAACGACAAGGACACGATCTACGTGTACAAGCCGTCCGGCAGCCGTGCCGACGTCCACTCGTACACCAAGCGCGGCTCCGACGCGGACGGCAACGGGTACATCACCTACCACGGCTGA
- a CDS encoding FAD-dependent oxidoreductase, with protein sequence MPRPLRVAIVGSGPAGIYAADALLKSEVAAEPGVSIDIFERMPAPFGLIRYGVAPDHPRIKGIITALHQVLDKPQIRLFGNVDYGTDIGLDDLRAFYDGVIFATGATADRALSLPGIDLDGSYGAADFVSWYDGHPDVPRTWPLEAEKVAVLGVGNVALDVARVLAKTADELLPTEIPANVYEGLKANRAKEIHVFGRRGPAQAKFSPMELRELDHSPNIEVIVDPEDIDYDEGSITTRRGNKQADMVAKTLENWAIRDAGDRPHKLFLHFFESPVEVLGEDGKVVGLRTERTELDGTGNVKGTGTFNTWDVGAVYRAVGYLSDKLPKLPWDIDSGTVPDEGGRVVQESGEHLQSTYVTGWIRRGPIGLIGHTKGDANETVKNLLEDYAGGRLHTPAAPDPEAVDAFLAERDIRFTTWDGWYKLDAAEKALGEPEGRERVKIVEREDMLRASGA encoded by the coding sequence ATGCCCCGCCCCCTGCGGGTAGCCATCGTCGGATCCGGCCCCGCCGGGATCTACGCCGCCGACGCCCTGCTCAAGTCCGAGGTGGCCGCCGAACCCGGCGTTTCCATCGACATCTTCGAGCGCATGCCGGCGCCGTTCGGTCTGATCCGTTACGGCGTCGCCCCCGACCACCCGCGGATCAAGGGCATCATCACGGCCCTGCACCAGGTGCTCGACAAACCGCAGATCCGGCTCTTCGGCAACGTCGACTACGGCACCGACATCGGTCTGGACGACCTGCGCGCGTTCTACGACGGCGTGATCTTCGCCACCGGCGCGACGGCCGACCGGGCGCTCTCGCTGCCGGGCATCGACCTGGACGGCTCGTACGGCGCCGCGGACTTCGTGTCCTGGTACGACGGCCACCCGGACGTGCCGCGCACCTGGCCGCTGGAGGCGGAGAAGGTCGCCGTGCTCGGCGTCGGCAACGTGGCACTCGACGTCGCGCGCGTCCTGGCCAAGACGGCGGACGAACTGCTGCCCACCGAGATCCCGGCGAACGTCTACGAGGGCCTGAAGGCGAACCGGGCCAAGGAGATCCACGTCTTCGGCCGACGCGGCCCGGCACAGGCGAAGTTCAGCCCGATGGAGCTGCGGGAGCTGGACCACTCCCCCAACATCGAGGTCATCGTCGACCCCGAGGACATCGACTACGACGAGGGCTCGATCACCACGCGGCGCGGCAACAAGCAGGCCGACATGGTCGCCAAGACCCTGGAGAACTGGGCGATCCGCGACGCCGGCGACCGGCCCCACAAGCTCTTCCTGCACTTCTTCGAGTCGCCGGTCGAGGTCCTCGGCGAGGACGGCAAGGTCGTGGGCCTGCGCACCGAGCGCACGGAACTCGACGGCACCGGCAACGTCAAGGGCACCGGCACGTTCAACACCTGGGACGTCGGCGCGGTGTACCGCGCGGTGGGCTACCTGTCCGACAAACTCCCCAAGCTGCCCTGGGACATCGACTCGGGCACCGTTCCGGACGAGGGCGGCCGGGTCGTGCAGGAGTCGGGCGAGCACCTGCAGTCCACGTACGTCACCGGCTGGATCCGGCGCGGCCCCATCGGCCTGATCGGGCACACCAAGGGCGACGCCAACGAGACGGTGAAGAACCTGCTGGAGGACTACGCGGGCGGCAGGCTGCACACGCCCGCCGCGCCGGACCCCGAGGCCGTGGACGCGTTCCTCGCCGAGCGCGACATCCGCTTCACCACCTGGGACGGCTGGTACAAGCTGGACGCCGCGGAGAAGGCTCTGGGCGAGCCCGAGGGCCGCGAGCGCGTGAAGATCGTCGAGCGCGAGGACATGCTGCGGGCCAGCGGCGCCTGA
- a CDS encoding SpoIIE family protein phosphatase/ATP-binding protein, producing MVRLLGRSGTRSPLRPGAAPSARQRWEAGSPRWQPGAGLRSVLGGRSVAGQVFLLVVVIVLLLVVAAVVALVLQVRHDTTQEARNRSLAVAETFANAPGTVEALQGPDPTAVLQPRAEAARERSKVDFVVVMSTEGVRYTHPRTDRIGKKFVGTLAPALAGQSFTEEIEGTIGPLVQAVVPVKDPDGRVVGLVSAGITTKNVGGTADRQLPLVLTAAAVALVLATAGAALVSRRLLRQTHGLGPHEMTRMYEHHDAVLHAVREGVLIVDDGGTLVLANDEAHRLLGLPADAEGRHVLGLGLDPGTADLLASGRVATDEVHLVGDRLLAVNQRTTDRAGVPPGSVATLRDSTELRALSGRAETARERLNMLYDAGVGIGTSLDVTRTAEELTELAVPRFADFVTVDLFDAVLGGGQPNAAASLSRTAVSGIRKDAPLYPVGERIRFVESSAQGRSLATGGPVLEPRLCEASGWQAQDLERSAQIIAYGIHSLITVPLRAGTLVLGVVSFWRCEKPEPFDADELALAEELVARAAVSIDNARRYTREHSMAVTLQRSLLPRNLPEQGALEIAYRYLPAQAGVGGDWFDVLPLSGARVALVVGDVVGHGLHAAATMGRLRTAVHNFSALDLPPEELIALLDELVGRIDQDETEDEGSAPVTGATCLYAVYDPVSRRCTVARAGHPPPALIHPDGTVEYPDVPAGPPLGLGGLPFETAELELAEGSRLVLYTDGLVEDRERDIDVGLEMLRAALGRAGQSPEDTCRVVLDSQLTARSSDDIALIVARTRAVAPGQVAEWPVPADPAAVGEVRAAVSRQLTEWGLDELTFSTELILSELVTNALRYGGGPIRVRMLRDRNLICEVFDSSSTSPHLRYATMTDEGGRGLFLVAQLAERWGTRYLPAGKVIWAEQPLP from the coding sequence ATGGTCCGACTCTTGGGTCGATCCGGGACTCGATCGCCCCTGCGGCCCGGCGCTGCGCCGTCGGCACGGCAGCGGTGGGAGGCGGGCTCGCCACGGTGGCAACCGGGGGCGGGGCTGCGGTCGGTGCTGGGCGGACGCAGCGTCGCCGGACAGGTGTTCCTGCTCGTCGTGGTGATCGTGCTGCTGCTGGTCGTGGCGGCCGTGGTGGCACTGGTGCTGCAGGTGCGGCACGACACGACGCAGGAGGCCCGCAACCGTTCGCTCGCCGTCGCGGAGACCTTCGCCAACGCGCCGGGCACCGTCGAAGCGCTGCAGGGCCCTGATCCCACCGCCGTGCTCCAGCCCCGGGCCGAGGCCGCCCGGGAGCGGTCGAAGGTCGACTTCGTCGTCGTCATGAGCACCGAGGGGGTCCGCTACACCCATCCCAGGACGGACCGGATCGGGAAGAAGTTCGTCGGGACGCTCGCGCCGGCGCTGGCCGGGCAGTCGTTCACCGAGGAGATCGAGGGCACCATCGGCCCGCTCGTGCAGGCCGTGGTGCCGGTGAAGGACCCGGACGGCCGGGTCGTGGGCCTGGTCTCGGCGGGGATCACGACCAAGAACGTCGGCGGCACCGCCGACCGCCAGCTGCCGCTCGTGCTCACGGCGGCCGCGGTGGCGCTCGTCCTGGCGACAGCGGGTGCCGCACTGGTGAGCCGGCGGCTGCTGCGCCAGACCCACGGGCTCGGTCCGCACGAGATGACCCGGATGTACGAACATCACGACGCCGTGCTGCACGCCGTCCGGGAGGGGGTGCTCATCGTCGACGACGGGGGCACCCTGGTCCTCGCCAACGACGAGGCGCACCGGCTGCTCGGGCTGCCCGCCGACGCCGAGGGCCGGCACGTCCTCGGTCTCGGTCTCGACCCGGGCACCGCCGACCTGCTGGCCTCCGGACGCGTCGCCACGGACGAGGTGCACCTCGTCGGGGACCGGCTCCTCGCCGTCAACCAGCGGACGACGGACCGTGCGGGGGTGCCGCCCGGCAGCGTCGCCACCCTGCGCGACTCCACGGAACTGCGGGCGCTGTCCGGGCGGGCCGAGACCGCGCGGGAACGGCTCAACATGCTGTACGACGCCGGAGTGGGCATCGGCACCAGTCTGGACGTGACCCGTACGGCCGAGGAGCTGACCGAGCTGGCCGTGCCGCGGTTCGCCGACTTCGTCACCGTGGACCTGTTCGACGCGGTGCTGGGCGGCGGGCAGCCGAACGCGGCGGCCTCGCTCAGCCGGACGGCGGTGAGCGGGATCCGCAAGGACGCGCCGCTCTACCCGGTCGGCGAGCGGATCAGGTTCGTCGAGTCCTCTGCACAGGGCCGCAGTCTCGCCACCGGCGGTCCCGTCCTGGAACCCCGGCTGTGTGAGGCCTCCGGCTGGCAGGCACAGGACCTGGAGCGCTCGGCCCAGATCATCGCGTACGGCATCCACTCGCTGATCACGGTGCCGCTGCGGGCCGGCACCCTGGTGCTGGGCGTGGTCAGCTTCTGGCGCTGTGAGAAGCCGGAGCCCTTCGACGCGGACGAGCTGGCCCTGGCCGAGGAACTGGTCGCACGGGCCGCCGTCTCCATCGACAACGCGCGCCGCTACACCCGCGAGCACAGCATGGCGGTGACGCTCCAGCGCAGCCTGCTCCCCCGCAACCTGCCGGAGCAGGGCGCCCTGGAGATCGCCTACCGCTATCTGCCGGCTCAGGCCGGGGTGGGCGGTGACTGGTTCGACGTGCTGCCGCTGTCGGGGGCCAGGGTGGCGCTCGTGGTCGGGGACGTCGTCGGTCACGGTCTGCACGCCGCGGCCACGATGGGGCGGCTGCGCACCGCGGTGCACAACTTCTCCGCCCTCGATCTGCCGCCCGAGGAACTGATCGCCCTGCTGGACGAGTTGGTCGGCCGCATCGACCAGGACGAGACGGAGGACGAGGGCAGCGCCCCGGTCACCGGCGCGACCTGTCTGTACGCCGTCTACGACCCGGTGTCCCGGCGCTGCACCGTCGCGCGGGCCGGGCATCCCCCGCCGGCGCTGATCCACCCGGACGGCACGGTGGAGTATCCCGACGTGCCCGCCGGTCCCCCGCTGGGACTCGGCGGCCTGCCGTTCGAGACGGCGGAGCTGGAGCTGGCCGAGGGCAGCCGGCTCGTCCTCTACACCGACGGGCTGGTCGAGGACCGGGAGCGGGACATCGACGTGGGTCTGGAGATGCTGCGCGCGGCACTGGGCCGGGCGGGGCAGTCGCCGGAGGACACCTGCCGGGTGGTGCTCGACTCGCAGCTCACGGCCCGCTCCAGCGACGACATCGCGCTGATCGTCGCGCGCACCCGGGCGGTGGCCCCCGGCCAGGTCGCCGAGTGGCCGGTGCCGGCCGATCCGGCGGCCGTGGGCGAGGTGAGGGCGGCGGTGAGCCGGCAGCTGACCGAGTGGGGCCTGGACGAGCTGACGTTCAGCACGGAGCTGATCCTGAGCGAGCTGGTCACCAACGCGCTGCGGTACGGCGGCGGACCCATACGCGTCAGGATGCTGCGCGACCGCAACCTGATCTGCGAGGTGTTCGACAGCAGCAGCACCTCACCGCACCTGCGGTACGCGACCATGACGGACGAGGGCGGGCGTGGCCTCTTCCTGGTCGCGCAGCTCGCGGAACGCTGGGGGACGCGCTACCTGCCCGCCGGGAAGGTGATCTGGGCGGAGCAGCCCCTGCCATAA
- a CDS encoding ATP-binding protein, with amino-acid sequence MSSPAQHVLRPPSEAAAHAGAPAADHAFPAGPHTASPYGAPPSVPQTLPQFSGVLSASAVLRVECSREGFARARSFTRDTLHGWSLGHRCDDATLVITELTANAATHAAPRASNAPGVPEIRLGFLLDPGHLLVTVSDLDDHPPVYRPAGIALEEHGRGLCIVDALSEEWGWAPSPPAGKTVWARMSTRPATPCPPI; translated from the coding sequence GTGTCATCACCTGCGCAGCACGTGCTCCGGCCGCCGAGTGAGGCTGCGGCGCACGCAGGCGCACCCGCGGCGGACCACGCCTTCCCGGCCGGCCCGCACACGGCCTCGCCGTACGGGGCTCCGCCCTCGGTGCCGCAGACACTGCCGCAGTTCTCGGGTGTCCTGTCCGCCTCGGCCGTACTGCGGGTCGAGTGCAGCCGGGAGGGGTTCGCACGAGCCCGCTCCTTCACCCGCGACACCCTGCACGGCTGGTCGCTCGGCCACCGCTGCGACGATGCGACCCTCGTCATCACCGAGCTCACCGCCAACGCCGCGACGCACGCGGCGCCGAGAGCCTCGAACGCGCCGGGCGTGCCGGAGATCCGGCTCGGATTCCTCCTGGACCCCGGCCACCTGCTGGTTACCGTCTCCGACCTCGACGACCACCCGCCCGTGTACCGGCCGGCGGGCATCGCCCTGGAGGAGCACGGCCGGGGGCTGTGCATCGTCGACGCCCTGTCCGAGGAGTGGGGCTGGGCCCCCAGCCCCCCGGCGGGCAAGACGGTCTGGGCCAGGATGTCGACCCGGCCGGCCACCCCCTGTCCACCCATCTGA
- a CDS encoding DUF397 domain-containing protein — MPPVQNGVRASSLEACWMKSRHSNAEGNCVEVAPLVDGGIALRNSRDPDGPALVYTSAEVAAFLAGAKDGEFDHLL; from the coding sequence GTGCCACCAGTGCAGAACGGAGTGCGGGCAAGCTCGTTGGAAGCCTGCTGGATGAAGAGCCGGCACAGCAACGCCGAGGGCAACTGCGTCGAAGTCGCCCCCCTCGTCGACGGCGGGATCGCCCTGCGCAACTCCCGCGACCCCGACGGGCCCGCCCTCGTCTACACGTCGGCGGAGGTGGCGGCCTTCCTGGCCGGGGCGAAGGACGGCGAGTTCGACCACCTGCTGTGA